The genomic stretch TACCCCGACGTGCGGCTGCTGAGCGAGGACGAGGAGAACCGCAGCGAGAGCGACGCGTCGGACCAGTCGTTCGGCTGCTGCGAAGGCCTGGAGGCGGCGCGGCGCGGTCCGGGCCCCGGGGGTGGGCGGCGAGCGAGCGGCGGCGCGGGCCCCGTGGTGGTGGTGCGACAGCGGCAGGCGGCCAACGCGCGGGAACGGGACCGCACGCAGAGCGTGAACACGGCCTTCACCGCGCTGCGCACGCTCATCCCCACCGAGCCGGTGGACCGCAAGCTGTCGAAGATCGAGACGCTGCGCCTGGCGTCCAGCTACATCGCGCACCTGGCCAACGTGCTGCTGCTGGGCGACGCGGCCGACGACGGGCAGCCGTGCTTCCGCGCGGCGGGCAGTGCCAAGAGCGCCGTCCCCGCCGCTGCCGACGGCGGCCGCCAGCCGCGCTCCATCTGCACCTTCTGCCTCAGCAACCAGCGCAAGGGGGTAAGTGCGTGGCGCTCGCCTGCTGCGGCCACAGCGTTTGGAGGTGGTGGGGACAGGACCAAAGAGCAGCAGAGACCCCAGTGCGGCGAGGGGGAAGCGACGCAGAATCAGTGATGGTTGCGGCGCCCCCAAGCCCAGGGTTTTGGTGTGGAACTGATGCACTCGATTCGCGTTCCCAAAACAGAAAGGGTGCAGGGAAGCCCAGAGCTCAGATCTCACTTAATTGCACGTCCCCCCTGGACAGGCTGGCATGTCCTTTTTTCTGGGAAGAGGACATGAACAAAGAATAGCTAAGACCGTCATTTATGGAACGCTCCCTCTGTGCTTGAAGCTCGGCCTCCTCTTTACCTTCACAAGAGTTCTTTTCAGGCAGGTGGTTaagtttttccctttattttatcTCTAAGTAGGATCTGAGGTTCAGCGAGATGGAGTCACATGACCACATTTATGGGAAGCAGGCTCTGGGTTTGCTGTGTATATATTGCCCTGAGCCACCCACATCTCCGGTGTATCGCCCCTCATCCTAAGACCTGACCCACGAGGAAACTAAGACATGGAGACTCGTACCTCTAGCCCAGTGCTGAGGTACCCAGGTGATGAGGAGGAAGCAGAGGATCCCTGACAGTGCCCACCCCACAAGGGATGTAGTGTTGGGAGAGGGCACTGGACAGAGTGCCCTGTTAGGTCAACTGGACAGAGCTGTAATTAGGCTCCCAAGGTGAGCACTAAATCAGGGTGTGGGCCAAGCTGGGAGGTCTGGGTAGCTGCAGAGGCTGCCAGGGCCCTCTTGGCTAAAAACTTACCCATGTCCCAAAGAGCCTGCTTTGTCCCCAGCCTCTCCCCTTCTTTGGCCTGGGTTTTCCTTACAGTAAGGAAACCTATCTGTGTGACAGCATTGGATTTCAGCAGCTACCATTTACATCTGGAGAAGTGGAGACTCAGAGAGTCCTACCTGTTTGGTGGCCAATGAAAGGTCATGGGGCTTGTTTGGTGGCCAATGAAAGGTCATGGGGCCTGTAGTCAGGTTCCTGGCTGCAAGACTTTGATTCTCACAGTTGTCCCTTGCTCCACCCTGTGCTAGGGAGGCCTCTGTGTGTCCTAGCCTCAAACTTGCCCCTCTGGCTCATTAGACTCTCAGACAGGCTTCTCATCTCTtagctgcctcagtttcctagaGTTGGTCTTCTTAGCCTCTGGCTTGTACTATCTGGAAGGTCCCTGCTTCTCCCTGCCATGGGTCAGTGCCTCAGGTAAGGGTGGGAAGCCAGGACTGGGCTTCAGGCGTGCAGGTGGGGATGTGAGGGCTGGCCAGGCCTCCTGATACTCCCTGACCATCTTCCACCCATTCATTCAATTCATAGCCCCTAATTACCCagcaactacttttttttttttcccccagtgctggggttagaactctgggcttcaagcatgctaggcaagcactctgccactgagctacacctctagccccaGCAGCTGCCTTTTGTTGGCTCTAAGAATGTACCTAGAGAAGCAGGTGTGGGTCCCCACCTGCCAGCCAGTCAGATGCTCCCAGTTGAATGGGAGATGAGGACAAGGATGCTATGGTCTGATGGCAGGGGAAGGGAGCACAAAGGGACTGTCAGAGCCCAGAGGCAGCCCAGCCCCAGGGGACTTGGGAAGAAAGGTGGCAGATGAAAGGGTAGAGGAGAGTATTCTGGGAGCAGCACAGCAGGAGCTGGGCTCTGAAATCATAACCTAGAGAAGGAACTGGGAGGACGTTACAGGTGGTGGGAGCACGAGTGAGGCAGGAATTGGCCAGTGACAgtgaccacagtcttcctgaacACTGATTTGTGCTTGGTGTGCTTCATGATTTACCATTTAGGTCCCTTAGCAGGCAGGGAAGGACCCTTTGGCTGTCCCCACCTGCATGGACATGCTGCCACTGGGTCAGAGATGCACAGCTGTTGATGAAGCAGGGGATCCAGTTCATGCCTGACTGGGAATGGGAAAGTGACAGTGGGAGGGCCCTGAACCTGCAGGCCTAAGGTCAAGGCCTGTGTGCCCCATGCCTATCCCACAGCAGTCAACCTGGAGGTCCCCTGTACATCTCAGGCCTGTTCCACAGCTCACAGAGCCTCTCCTGGGTCTGACCACTACCCTGGAATCTGTCTGTGGGACCCAGAGCCCAGCCAAATTTGGCCGCAGAAACCATGCTCATGTTCACAGGTTCCTCTGGGAATAGGTGAGAAGGGTGGTCCTGGCTAGCGCTGGCCCCTCCAGGACTCTGCTGGAAGAAAACTGTCTTGGGGAGCCCTGCTTCCTGCTGAGCTCTGAGGCCAAGAAGCAACAAGGTTGCAGACCCTAtctcttcaccttgagccaccaccTCCCTCCTGTCCTGGCTCGTGTGGCCTTGGGGTCTTCTTGGAAAGTCAGTATAGCTTCTTGCTGTTCAAGGAGGACTTAGGGCTGGGGCGCTGCCATAGCAGGAGAGACTGGGAGATGGGAAGGAGGTTCTTGTCTCTGCCCCATTTCCCTCTTGTCACCTGGGGGACAGGATCCTCTTGTGAAGCTGTCCCCTGATGGTGTGCTTAAGTGGAAAGTAGTGGAGATGCCATTCCCAGACGGTGCTGAGAACTGTACCTGCGAACATTATAGAAGACTTACTGCATTCTGACACTGGGCTAGAAGCTTTATCTGGTGGCTCATGTAACCTATATGAACTCGTGTTGCCTGTAAAGTAACTCCACGTCccaagtggggaaactgaggctcagggaaatGAGTCACTTGCCTGAGGTCCAGCAGGCAGTCATGGGATTAAAGGCAAGGACTGTCTCACTTGAGCCCAGCCTAAGCCACAGTGCTTCCCAAAGACCCTTGACTCTGAGTTCCTAAGGGACAAACAGCCTGGAGCCAGTCAGGACTGCTTCTAAGCTCTCTTAGCAGTAACCAGCTACATTCACATTCAGCTGCACCTGGGGTGGCAGTAGAGTCATTTTTGTCCCCATTTCctagatgaggaaaccgaggtcCAGGGAAGTGAATTGTCCCAGCATTCACATGGGTGGGACTCAGGGCTCCAGATGGCCTCCGACTTGGGGTGGGAGTGGCGC from Castor canadensis chromosome 5, mCasCan1.hap1v2, whole genome shotgun sequence encodes the following:
- the Tcf15 gene encoding transcription factor 15, producing the protein MAFALLRPVGAHVLYPDVRLLSEDEENRSESDASDQSFGCCEGLEAARRGPGPGGGRRASGGAGPVVVVRQRQAANARERDRTQSVNTAFTALRTLIPTEPVDRKLSKIETLRLASSYIAHLANVLLLGDAADDGQPCFRAAGSAKSAVPAAADGGRQPRSICTFCLSNQRKGGGRRDLGGSCLKVRGVPPLRGPRR